The segment GCTCAGAACGGtacctccagcttctctcCGAAAACCGTGTTCAGGGTTATCTCTTCGAGCAGCAGAACCATTTCGCGAACCTGCCAAAGCAATGATTTCcccccccaccaccaccagtatTCTGAGAACGGGAAGCGGAGCGGAGGGTACAAACTGGAGTCTGATTTTGGGGCTGGAATGATAATGGGCAGCGAGAGGAGAGAGTTTGCAGGGCAGTGCGCTCGAGAAAGAAGTCGGAGAGCGAGCGAGTCAGTCATGGTGCCGAACCGAGAAGGGGGCCCCATAACATCGCGGACCACCCTTTCAGACATCCGGCCTCAGCAACCCAACCCCCAGATCAGTCAGTGCTCGGGCCCTCTTATGAGACTACGAGCTGCAGGGCGTGTAAATATTCACACTACAACAGAAACTCGGCAACAACAGAACAGGCACGGGAGGACTAGAGGAATAACAGAACTCAATTTGTCCTCCATGTTTTTTTTTAGAGACATATATGTTGTCTGAACAGCTTCGCAGGTCTGGACCATACATAAAGTGCTTGTGACAGCTGTGGCCTGAACCCCGGCCTGCTGCAGCGCGGTTCCTGTCCCAATATCAAAACTGCCCAAGTGGTGTTTTTCACCCGCCGTAGAAATTTTTAGCTTCCGTCCCACCCCTCCAATTCGTTGCGCGCATCCCGCCCGTGTCCGTCCTCCCCCAGGCCGAGCGAAAGCCCACTCCGGCCGGCGCCCTTCCCTTTTTACAATCCCGCATCCGTGAAAGTGAGCGAGTCGTCCGTCCGCCCCCCGCCCACCCACCCGATCCCgtcttttggtgtttgttttcCCCGCCGCCGAACACCACCGACAATTTCCGAACATACACATACTCCGAATCTCCCCCggacaacaaaaaaaaaagtcgcCAACATGATCTGCCGAACGTGTTTGCGCCGGGCCTCCGGCTTCGCCAGCCCTGCCATGGCCGTCACCAGACCCATGATTGGCGCCTCTTCGCGCGCCGCCTTCAGCACTTCTTTCAGCGTGcgaactcctcctcccgccgcaccagcagcagcagcaactttCACACCAGCAACCACCGAGGCCGGCCTCGAACCAGTACCAGGAGCGCCTGCGGCAGAGGAACCCAAGCTATCGATCTCGTCTTGCCCGGCGGGCACCAAGCTTAACGGACTCAACTacttcaagaacaagagcGACCCCGTGGCGCTGGCAGATGAGGAGTACCCGGAGTGGCTGTGGAGGTGCTTGGAGgtgcagaagaagacggatGATGCGGCTGGAGAGGATCTTGGCGATGAGTTTTGTATGTCTGCCTacatctcttccttttcctctttcttcactttcccTTCCTATTGCCCTTTCTACCGTTgaacttcctccccttcttccttccccatcttctcccccttGCGCAtctctcttcaacaaccagacCCAAATCAACCTCAAGCTaacctctccctctcccccaccCAACAGCCAAATCCAAGAAACAGCGTCGCCTAGCCATGAAGCGCGCGCGCGCCCTCGAAGCCAGGCTCATGGCCTCGGGCGACCTCGAGGCCCTGGTGCCCAAGATCCCGCTACAGAAGCAGTCGGTCAACCTCCCCGGAGCCGTCAACGGCGGCGTGCAGGACGCGGTGCTGGCGGACGAGAAGCGGGAGGAGCTGCGCAAGGCGATGCGCAAGGAGCGCAAGGCCAAGATTAAGGAGACTAACTACCTTAAGGCCatgtgaggtggtggtgtgtaAGGGGGTTGTTAAGGGGGGGTTCtactggtggtgttggtttcagaggaggacaagggccgatggagaaggaggaggaggatcaggaaGAGGGAACagaagggagaagatggagggaaaggaagtggaagaaagagaggaggaggagggaaagaaggagggacAGCAAGAGCGGCTACAACGACAgcgacggcaacggcagAAGCAGAGTTGGTGTGGTAGTGGGCTCTTGCGTGTACTAATatccaaccatcatcaaagaACGGATTTCTGGCATGACCACGGGCacgaagacggagacggacgtggacatggacatggacatggggAAAATGGTGTCGAGTGTAAGAAAACTATATACGGCTTAACTCTAGGAGCTGTGGAGGGGTTTAGACGTCTGGGCTGGAGTGGACAGGCAGAGAGCCATCCTCTACCTGTGGTTCGAGTCAAAAAGTGATACTGTACAAATACAATGTGATAAGCGACAATCGGACGAGGAAGTTATACGAAAAGGGCAAAGTCAAAGTGCGAAGATTTGTGACTCCATTTCTCATTTGCTAGCTCCCCAAGCATCCGTAAATATATTGCCTAATAAATGCCATGTGTCTTCATGGTTGCCGTTCGCTGGGCATTCTAATAACTCGTTATGCTATTCACTGACTTGCCAATTCCTTTCTTGTTTGGCTAGTATGATGTGATATGATATAACCTTACGGTAATCCTTTGTAGTGAAATCCCAGGTCCGTAACAGCACAGCTTAGCCAGCTTTGTTACCCCCCTCAATCTTCCTCCGACACTTCGCCAATCGAAGACTGCTTCAGCTTGATCTCCGACTTGATGTTCTTTATGCTTAGCTCCAGACGTTTCTTCATGATAATGCTCGATGCCTTGGACAATTGCTCCTCATACGAGGCCAGTGCCTTCCTCAAGGTGGCAATCTCAGCCTTGACACCCGCCACCTCGTCATGGCGCTCTTcgtcgccgtcatcgtccatgtcgtcttcatcatcctcgtcatcttcatcggattcgtcctcctcgctgACTGCCTCGGCCGCACTCTCCTCGGTTTGTGCAGCGGTAGGCGTACCCGTGTTGGCCGTAGCAGGTGTGGGAAGATCCATGCCGCCCAATGCTGTAGGGGTGCCAGCGCCAAAGTCCATGGCGTCCATGGCTTCGGCGGGCGTATCTGCCGCGTTCTCGAATTCTGCCTCGAGATCGTCGAAgaggttgtcgtcgtcttggtggtgttgagcgtCCCCAAAGTAATCTTGTTGGTCCTCGTCGCCTCTCATGCCaccgtcctcgtccccgtACTCGTGGTCTGACTCGGGTGCAGCGGTATTTCCTTGCCCGCCCTCTGCCACAAGCTCGTACCTGGAGCTGAGGGCTTCTCTGTCTGCTGCCAGCAACCGCTCGACCTCTTGTTCCTTGTTCTGGATTTCCAGCTTGCTGAGTCGCTTCCTGAATCTCCGGTTCCGCGCATCGTGCATCGGTGGGGTGATACCGTGGGGCCACCTGTGGCCATGCTCGACGGCCTTGGGTAAAGGGACCGACTTGGCTTCTGCCTCGTCTTTGACCTTAGCATAGACGAGGATCATCTGGCAAATGTCGGCTGACTTGACCATGGCCTTTTTATCCCATGTCTTCATGCCTTCCGTGATTGTGGGTAGATCAACCAGAATGGCGGCGTACGGTTGCCCTCGAATGACAAACATTACTCGCCGTCCTTCATCGTCCAGAAACTTCATTGTAACATCGGCGCCGCCCATATTTTTAGGAACGCCCACTTTCCTCTCTGCTACGGCTTTCCGGAGATAGTCGCAGTCTTCGCCAGGCATCATACGGAGGATCAACTGCTCTTCTATCACAGGATCGACTTCCCTATCATCGGCCTCCGAATCGTAACCCTCACCCAGCGGTCGCGTTGGTATCCTGCCCTGCGGTTTTAAGCGAACCTTGGTAGCCGTCAGAAGCGGAGTTTGCATCGGTGTTGTGGCCGAGGGTGCCTTGATCGTGATCTTCTTGGGCCTTGGCGACCCCCCAATCCCGTTTGCTGTCGGACCATCCTCCGCCTCACTCTCTTCTCTTGGTCTCTTTCTTGCCGCCGCGTTCAAGAAGACTTTGTTTGCTGTCTTGGGCTTGCTCATGAAGATGTTGGGCGCAGCAGAGCTTCCTGTTGACACCCGTGGTAGTGTCGGCTGAGATGAAGTATTGGAAATCGACGGCGGTCTCGGACcagctggtgttggtggttgtgaggATGCGCCCTTGACGTTGAGCTTGATCTTGCGAGGGCCCTGCGAGCCCCCCGGTGTCTGAGGAGGTGGCGAGGCGGCAGAGAGGTTATGGCCAGGACCAGGTGTAGCTGCCGGTGATCCCGTCCTGACTGCTTGAGACGAGCCATTGGATTGAGTGTTGATCTTGAGCGTCAATGTCCGCTTGACTGGCCCTGGTGGGTCCATGTTTGCTGTTTGTCGTTGCGTGAGGCGCTCTGGTGTTCGGGTTCGGTGCTTTGCAGCGGCGTCTTTCTTGAGGTCGTGCGACGTTGGGAACGTTGATGGATAAAGCGAATGATCTTGAGATCACCGGGAGCAGATGCTCAGTCGCTAATGGCGGATTGTGGATAATCGGCGTCGAATTAAGCGGGAGGCACTGGCGCGAGGTTGGGTATTTAAGAATGGACGCCCGGTCGTCGTGACGGAACAATGATAGAGTGGTGGAGGTTCGGTGAGGGCGAATTGATGACGGACAGGCGCGCTGCCCTTTTGTTGCTGCCGGTCGATATGAACTGAGTGAGGTCCAAGATGCGTTCTTTGGCTCTCTTTGGTGGGTGCGAGGGGAAGGTTTCTTTGGTGGGTAGGGctggaggaaggtgaggcGCGCTTCCAATGCAGCTATCAAAGCCGCTGATGCGACAAGCGCGTTCGTTCTGAAAGTGGAAATGATGCAACGAAGGTCAGCGAAATGTTAAAGTGGGTGGGCCCTTCGTCGCACGCGCGGTCCAAATCGGAGCTTGGCTATAAGACTCCACTGGCTCCTCAGCGGCAGGTGGGGTACAATAAGAAAGTGCTGTTGGGATGGAGGGTCAACTGTTCCAGAACTTCCTGTGTACTTCGATGTGGCCTGTGCTTTTCTGAACGATATCATTACTTTCGAATATTGGccagaggagaagaaggctttTATATGTTGAGAAGCTTTTATCCCTCCATAATCTGTCCTTTTCAACCTCTTGTCATTAACGACTACAGTAGGTGCAGCACAAGTTTGTGAGAATGTGGAGCTAACAGTCTCACTCACCAAGACCCCCAAATTCTCAGAAACTCTCTTTGATATTCTCTGCCTTTCATCGCATCTTTTCGTTCCTGTTGCCAACTATACTCTCATCAACCAATGTTCTCCTGGCACAGATTGGTTCATCTTTTGCTTGTGACTTCGTCATGGTTACCCAGTGAGTTTCACATCTGGCGAGCTTTAAAGAGACAGTGCCAAGAACCGTAACGATCTGATACCCGCCCCACTAGAGCTGCCTGCCGCAACTCCCTGCAACGAGACCCGATACGGAAAACCCACCTCGTCGCCGTTCAATTGAAGGAAACCAATTTCCATCCGTCACCAGCAACGCGTTGCTATCACCACGGTTCTGCCCAAGTTATTTTCCTGACATACCCAGGATATCAGCCTCTGGCTCTTACTGCCAACCAATCATCGAAAACCTTGACAACGAGAAACAAGGAAGTACACGAGACCAAGCGCGGATGGTAGATCTCGAGCGCGCCCATTCACCTACCTCTTCGATTGCCATCACCTCCAACCAGCCTGGGGGGCTCTTATGAAAATAAGAACATTCTACAAACGACGTATTCTTGAGCAAGGCGACGCTATCCTCAACATCGTAACCAAGACCGAGCGACTCTCGCCAACATGACACCCCCACCATACCTTTACCACGCCCTCCTCAGGCCCTCGATTCTCCAAATCCTCCGCGCAGCCGGCTACCACGGCGCCCGCACCTCAGTTCTCGACTCAGTAACAGACATGGCCGCCCGCTACCTGGACGCGCTCTGTCGGCTCACAGCCGCCTTCGCCGCACACAACAACGAAGAGTCCCAGACGGGCGAGCTGGTACCAACAATAGTCGACGTGCGCATGGCTCTCCAGCAGATCGGCGCTTTGTTGCCCGAGAAGTCGGAGCTGGAACAAATGTACAACGGCGTAGAGGACACCCGGGGTGTGGACGCGTTCGTCGCGTGGGCAGCGGGCCCGGTCAACAGGGAGATCAAGAGGATAGCGCTTGACGGTAGTGACGAGGCGACTGATTATCTCAATGGTGAGTTTATGTTTATTTTCCGTCTTGTATGCTACGAAAACCTTCTCAGATCAGCTAACAACCCACATTTTCCCCCCTCTAGCTCTCAAACTAAAACACAGCAAAAACGACGATGACTCCCGCTACACGGGCTCGCTCCTCGGCAAATGCATCGACCACGGCCACGTCGAAGTGGAAGGCGGCAAATACCACAGCATCTCGGtatgggaggagaagatgaaggaagccGCGCGACgaccgacaacaccaccaccaccaccaccaccacctcttgAAAAGCCAGAGGCCGGCATCAATGGCGACAGGGAAGATTCACGCCCACCTAGTTCGGGGCTGAGTTCGATTGGGGACCAGAGCATAGGCGATATAATGGACTTGGAGTGAGGAGTGAACGAGTACATTGGGGTTCTGGGGTTTTGGGttggcttgggcttggccttTGCCTGAGCCAGATAATCTTAGGTTGCGCCTGACTTACGTTGACGGTCTCGACACTACGAGGCGGCAGCCAAACTCGCCGGTGGACTATTGACTTATCTTGCAGTAGGAGGCCAGCACTTGGGATCCTCACGCCGGGTCAGggtggaaagagaaagagtgGAAAAGGTCGAAGGTGAATTCAAGCATGTTGGGGTTTTTAGCGGTTTTAAAAAG is part of the Sordaria macrospora chromosome 1, complete sequence genome and harbors:
- a CDS encoding mitochondrial 54S ribosomal protein mL54 translates to MICRTCLRRASGFASPAMAVTRPMIGASSRAAFSTSFSVRTPPPAAPAAAATFTPATTEAGLEPVPGAPAAEEPKLSISSCPAGTKLNGLNYFKNKSDPVALADEEYPEWLWRCLEVQKKTDDAAGEDLGDEFSKSKKQRRLAMKRARALEARLMASGDLEALVPKIPLQKQSVNLPGAVNGGVQDAVLADEKREELRKAMRKERKAKIKETNYLKAIGGQGPMEKEEEDQEEGTEGRRWRERKWKKERRRRERRRDSKSGYNDSDGNGRSRVGVVVGSCVY